A genomic window from Salvia splendens isolate huo1 chromosome 11, SspV2, whole genome shotgun sequence includes:
- the LOC121753844 gene encoding COP9 signalosome complex subunit 6a-like: MASSSSSGLTFKLHPLVIVNISDHFTRVKSQSHPRRVVGCVIGVQCGRTVEIFNSFELLYDDSTHSLDRAFLEKKQELYKKVFPQFYILGWYSTGSDAHETDMIIHKSLMDINENPVYVLLNPSINPAQKDLPVTIYESELHVIDGNPQLIFVQSSYTIETVEAERISVDHVAHLKPSDGGSAATQLAAHLTGIHSAIKMLNSRVRVLHHYLLAMQKGEIPLENSLLRQVSSLLRRLPAIESEKFQDDFLMEYNDTLLITYLAMFTNCSSTMNELVDKFNTAYDRHSRRGGRTGFI, from the exons ATGGCGTCGTCGTCGAGCAGCGGGCTTACCTTCAAACTCCACCCTCTCGTCATTGTCAACATCTCGGATCACTTCACTCGAGTCAAGTCCCAATCTCATCCGCGCCGCGTTGTCGGTTGCGTCATCGGCGTCCAGTGCGGCCGCACCGTCGAGATCTTCAACAGTTTCGAGCTTCTCTACGACGACTCCACCCACTCTCTCGACCGCGCTTTTCTCGAGAAAAAGCAAGAGCTAT ATAAGAAGGTTTTTCCTCAGTTCTATATACTTGGATGGTATTCAACGGGGAGTGATGCTCACGAAACCGATATGATTATTCACAAATCT TTAATGGATATCAATGAGAATCCAGTTTATGTTCTTCTAAATCCTTCAATCAATCCTGCCCAGAAGGATCTACCGGTTACTATCTATGAAAGTG AGTTGCATGTAATTGATGGCAACCCCCAGCTTATTTTTGTTCAATCAAGCTACACCATTgag ACAGTGGAAGCAGAAAGAATATCTGTTGATCATGTTGCCCACCTTAAACCATCTGACGGGGGTTCTGCTGCAACTCAGT TGGCTGCTCATCTTACTGGTATACATAGTGCCATCAAAATGCTAAATAGTAGAGTCAGAGTGCTTCATCACTATCTTCTAGCCATGCAGAAGG GTGAGATTCCCTTGGAGAATTCATTGCTGAGGCAAGTTTCTAGTCTCTTGAGAAGGTTGCCAGCTATTGAATCTGAAAAATTTCAAGATGACTTCTTGATG GAATACAACGACACATTATTGATCACATATCTTGCCATGTTTACCAATTGCTCAAG TACAATGAATGAATTGGTGGACAAATTCAACACTGCTTACGACAGGCATAGCCGAAGGGGTGGCCGGACTGGTTTTATCTAA
- the LOC121753639 gene encoding probable WRKY transcription factor 2, which translates to MGGFDDHVAIMGDWMPPSPNTGAFLLSMMNDDVGARLPVESAGGNRSEPEQQVTSRDGNRNVQSEASFGDDETNKCNAVSEPKLSSRGSLKERIAARAGFNAPRLNTESIRPSDLSKKPEVQSPYLTIPPGLSPTTLLDSPVFLSNSLVLPSPTTGKFSFAPSGDYRESGLMIGDSDKGKENNFEDTNASSFAFKPMAESASFPYLNATNKTFPSAGFTVHSNTSQPRQHIEPTKSYLANNSTLFQEASFGGSDLGNNSSSNLLQTQLSAGAVEHSPPFDEQNDDGDQRSSGDPNGGGSTADDGYNWRKYGQKHVKGSEYPRSYYKCTHQSCPVKKKVERSQEGHITEITYKGAHNHPKPPPNRRSALGSSNGLGDIQLDSDQPGTGDQIWSAVQNGNAAGGWKPDNLDGSPSALPGQEYNNGARNGTTYETVDGVDGSSTFSNEEEEDDRATHGSVSLGYDGEGDESESKRRRIETYAPEMSGASRPIREPRVVVQTTSEVDILDDGYRWRKYGQKVVKGNPNPRSYYKCTSAGCNVRKHVERASHDLKSVITTYEGKHNHDVPAARNSGGGQNTRPPQQAHAAPGNNLHRPEPSHLRGSSTWFERPPLGSFGAGSGFGYRMDQAGLGIMGANQGKLPVHHPYLGHQNRGVNEMGYMMPKPEPGTDAGGLNTSNNASSVYQQLMSRLPLGPPI; encoded by the exons ATGGGTGGATTTGATGATCACGTCGCTATTATGGGTGATTGGATGCCCCCGAGCCCTAATACGGGTGCTTTTCTCTTATCAATGATGAACGATGATGTGGGAGCACGGCTGCCTGTAGAATCTGCTGGTGGAAATAGAAGTGAGCCTGAACAACAAGTTACCTCCAGAGATGGCAATCGAAATGTTCAGAGTGAAGCTAGTTTCGGAGATGATGAAACCAACAAGTGCAATGCGGTGAGTGAACCAAAGTTGAGCTCCCGAGGGAGTCTTAAGGAGAGGATTGCAGCTAGAGCTGGTTTCAATGCTCCAAGGCTGAATACAGAGAGCATCAGACCTTCTGACCTTTCTAAGAAACCAGAAGTTCAATCTCCTTATTTGACGATTCCTCCTGGTCTTAGTCCAACCACTCTGCTCGATTCTCCAGTTTTCCTCTCTAATTCACTG GTTCTGCCATCTCCTACAACTGGAAAATTTTCTTTTGCCCCGAGTGGAGACTATCGCGAGTCAGGACTGATGATAGGCGATTCTGATAAGGGGAAGGAGAATAATTTTGAGGACACCAATGCCTCGTCGTTTGCATTCAAACCCATGGCTGAATCCGCTTCATTCCCATACTTAAATGCAACAAATAAA ACGTTTCCTAGTGCTGGGTTTACTGTTCACTCGAATACCTCCCAACCACGTCAACATATAGAACCGACAAAATCGTACTTGGCAAACAATAGTACCTTGTTTCAGGAGGCGAGTTTTGGTGGATCAGATTTGGGTAACAATAGCAGCAGCAATCTGCTGCAGACTCAGCTCTCTGCTGGTGCCGTGGAGCATTCTCCGCCTTTTGATGAACAAAACGACGATGGAGAtcaaagaagcagcggagatcCCAATGGTGGTGGCAGCACGGCTGATGATGGCTACAACTGGCGAAAATATGGGCAGAAGCATGTGAAAGGAAGTGAGTATCCTAGGAGTTATTACAAATGCACGCACCAAAGTTGTCCCGTGAAGAAAAAGGTCGAACGGTCTCAAGAAGGTCACATCACCGAGATAACTTACAAGGGCGCCCATAACCACCCAAAGCCTCCTCCCAACCGCAGATCAGCTCTTGGGTCCTCAAATGGGCTCGGTGATATTCAGCTCGACTCTGACCAACCTGGAACTGGTGATCAAATCTGGTCGGCAGTACAAAATGGAAATGCTGCAGGAGGCTGGAAACCGGACAATCTTGATGGATCTCCTTCAGCATTGCCGGGCCAAGAATACAACAATGGAGCTAGAAATGGAACCACGTACGAGACAGTGGATGGTGTTGATGGATCTTCTACTTTCtcaaatgaagaagaagaggatgatCGTGCAACGCATGGCAGCGTATCATTAGGTTACGATGGCGAAGGAGACGAGTCAGAATCAAAGAGAAG GAGAATCGAAACTTATGCCCCAGAGATGAGTGGGGCTTCTAGACCGATCAGGGAGCCGAGAGTAGTAGTCCAGACAACCAGTGAAGTGGACATCCTCGATGATGGATACCGCTGGCGCAAATATGGACAGAAAGTCGTGAAAGGAAATCCGAACCCAAG GAGCTACTACAAGTGCACGAGTGCAGGCTGCAACGTGAGGAAACACGTGGAGAGGGCTTCCCACGACCTCAAGTCTGTGATAACAACGTACGAGGGCAAGCACAATCACGATGTCCCAGCAGCGCGCAACAGTGGAGGTGGTCAGAACACGCGCCCTCCTCAGCAAGCTCATGCTGCTCCAGGTAATAACCTGCACAGGCCCGAGCCCTCCCACCTTCGTGGCAGCTCAACCTGGTTTGAGAGGCCACCACTAGGCTCGTTTGGGGCGGGGTCAGGCTTCGGATACAGAATGGATCAGGCTGGGCTGGGCATCATGGGGGCTAACCAAGGCAAGCTGCCGGTGCATCATCCGTATTTAGGGCATCAAAACCGGGGTGTGAACGAGATGGGGTATATGATGCCGAAGCCGGAGCCCGGGACGGATGCAGGGGGTTTGAACACATCCAACAATGCATCATCAGTTTACCAGCAGCTTATGAGCAGACTGCCGCTCGGACCACCGATATAA
- the LOC121753638 gene encoding receptor-like protein kinase BRI1-like 3 — MTMNRLSPSAFLVILLMEFCLVGLNAASNNNGGGGGEAAVLLSFKRSSIQTDPKRSLDNWSPSSSTPCDWRGVSCSDDGRVYRLDFTNAGLTGRLRISDLAPLPALTTLLFTGNSFDGNLSSVAGDSCRFESIDLSANKFTDLGLMTRLLSSCGNLNLLNFSSNKLAGKLESSFPASKSLEVLDLSGNRLDGELPAALFKNSPSLKILDLSSNNFTGNLFNLDFRSISNLTVLNLSRNSFSATGFPATLPYCQGLQTLDLSHNFIKLRIPGDLLAKMMNLKQLVLANNGFIGEIPLQLGEICRSLQVLDLSNNQLTGGLPSTFINCNELETLKLSSNQLSGGFLDTVVSSITSLKYLSVAFNNISGEVPPSLTNCTRLLALDLSSNNFTGNVPSVLCSGDSVLEKLLLANNYLVGGVPPELGRCKHLKSIDLSFNDLTGSLPPEIWTLPEISDIVMWANNLSGQIPEGICINGGNLQTLILNNNFITGALPQSIVNCTNLIWVSLSSNRLSGEIPQEIGNLVNLAILQLGNNSLTGAIPQRIGDCRSLIWLDLNSNELRGPLPLELASQTGLIVPGVVSGKQFAFVRNEGGTQCRGAGGLVEFEGIRPDRLANFPMVHACPSTRIYSGMTVYTFAGNGSMIYLDLSYNQLSGAIPASLGSMVYLQVLNLGHNSVSGQIPSSFGGLKSAGVLDLSHNNLQGFIPGSLGGLSFLSDLDVSNNNLSGLIPSGGQLTTFPAARYENNTGLCGVPLPPCGSTSGGHGPHSSSREKRRSMAVGMVIGIMASVTCIMLLLYALYRAKRNQMKDEKRDKYIDSLPTSGSSSWKLSSVPEPLSINVATFEKPLKKLTFAHLLEATNGFSSESLIGSGGFGDVYKAQLRDGSVVAIKKLIHVTGQGDREFMAEMETIGKIKHRNLVPLLGYCRVGEERLLVYEYMKWGSLEAVVHDKDKIGGASLDWAARKKIAVGSARGLAFLHHSCIPHIIHRDMKSSNVLLDEKLEARVSDFGMARLVNALDTHLSVSTLAGTPGYVPPEYYQSFRCTTKGDVYSYGVVLLELLSGKRPIDRAEFGEDNNLVGWAKQLHKERRSDEILDPQLVTSLSGDAELYHYLQVAFECLDDKPNRRPTMIQVMAKFKELQPDSETDTLDEMSFKDSVIHESP; from the coding sequence atgacGATGAACAGACTATCTCCATCTGCTTTTCTCGTGATTCTGTTGATGGAATTCTGCCTCGTTGGATTAAATGCTGCTTCAAACAAcaatggcggcggcggcggcgaggcTGCCGTTTTGCTATCCTTCAAGCGCTCGTCAATCCAAACTGATCCCAAACGCTCCCTGGATAACTGGTCGCCGTCGTCTTCCACCCCCTGCGATTGGAGAGGCGTCTCCTGCTCCGACGACGGCAGAGTCTACCGCCTCGACTTCACCAATGCGGGCTTAACCGGCCGTCTACGAATCTCCGACCTCGCGCCGCTCCCCGCCCTCACCACGCTTCTCTTCACTGGAAATTCATTCGACGGAAATCTCTCCTCTGTCGCCGGAGATTCATGCAGATTTGAATCGATTGACCTCTCGGCAAACAAATTCACCGATCTAGGGCTAATGACTCGGTTGCTTTCCAGTTGCGGAAATTTGAATCTGCTGAATTTCTCGAGCAACAAGCTCGCTGGAAAGCTGGAGAGCTCTTTTCCGGCGAGTAAAAGCCTCGAGGTTTTGGATCTCTCCGGCAACAGATTGGATGGGGAATTGCCGGCTGCGTTGTTCAAAAACTCGCCGTCGTTGAAAATCCTTGATTTGTCAAGCAATAACTTCACCGGCAATCTCTTCAATTTGGATTTTAGGTCAATTTCGAATCTCACTGTGCTCAATCTCTCTCGCAACAGCTTCTCCGCCACCGGTTTTCCGGCGACCCTACCTTACTGCCAGGGCCTCCAAACTCTGGATTTAAGCCACAATTTTATCAAGCTGAGGATTCCAGGAGACTTGCTTGCGAAGATGATGAATTTGAAGCAGCTTGTTCTAGCCAACAACGGCTTCATTGGTGAGATTCCGCTACAATTGGGGGAAATTTGCAGGTCGTTGCAGGTTCTAGATCTTTCTAACAATCAGTTAACCGGAGGGCTTCCTTCAACCTTCATCAATTGTAATGAGCTCGAAACTCTCAAACTCAGCAGCAATCAGCTCTCGGGCGGATTTCTCGATACTGTGGTGAGCTCCATCACAAGCCTCAAGTATCTATCCGTGGCGTTCAACAACATCTCCGGCGAAGTGCCGCCGTCGCTCACCAACTGCACTCGGCTTCTGGCTTTAGACCTCAGTTCCAATAATTTCACCGGAAATGTGCCTTCTGTACTCTGCTCCGGCGACTCCGTTCTCGAGAAACTGTTGCTGGCGAACAATTATCTCGTCGGCGGAGTGCCGCCGGAGCTCGGGCGGTGTAAACATTTGAAAAGCATTGATCTCAGCTTCAATGACTTAACCGGCTCGCTACCGCCTGAAATCTGGACGCTGCCGGAGATATCGGATATAGTGATGTGGGCGAACAATCTGAGCGGTCAAATTCCGGAAGGCATTTGCATCAACGGTGGAAATCTCCAGACTCTGATCCTCAACAACAATTTCATCACCGGAGCTCTGCCACAGTCCATTGTCAACTGCACCAATCTAATTTGGGTGTCATTGTCAAGCAACCGCCTCTCCGGCGAAATCCCTCAAGAAATAGGCAACTTAGTCAACCTAGCAATCCTCCAGCTGGGGAACAACTCCCTCACCGGAGCAATTCCGCAGCGAATTGGTGACTGCAGGAGCCTCATATGGCTTGATCTCAACAGCAACGAGCTCCGGGGGCCTCTGCCCCTGGAGCTCGCTTCCCAGACTGGCCTCATAGTCCCTGGAGTCGTCTCCGGGAAGCAGTTCGCGTTCGTCCGAAACGAAGGCGGAACGCAATGTCGTGGCGCTGGTGGTTTAGTCGAGTTCGAAGGCATTCGTCCTGATCGGCTGGCGAATTTTCCGATGGTGCATGCGTGTCCTTCGACGAGGATTTATTCCGGGATGACGGTTTACACATTCGCCGGCAACGGCAGCATGATCTACCTTGATCTGTCATACAATCAGCTCTCTGGTGCAATTCCTGCAAGCTTAGGCTCCATGGTTTATCTTCAGGTTTTGAATTTGGGGCATAATTCTGTAAGTGGTCAGATTCCATCTAGTTTTGGAGGATTGAAGAGTGCTGGTGTTCTTGATCTCTCTCATAACAATCTTCAAGGATTCATCCCTGGATCATTAGGTGGTTTGTCATTCCTCAGTGATCTTGATGTTTCAAACAACAATTTATCTGGTTTGATTCCTTCTGGGGGCCAGCTTACCACATTTCCAGCAGCAAGATATGAGAACAACACTGGCCTCTGTGGGGTTCCCTTGCCGCCTTGCGGATCGACGAGCGGGGGCCACGGCCCCCACTCATCGTCGAGGGAGAAGAGACGGAGCATGGCCGTGGGGATGGTGATCGGGATCATGGCCTCGGTCACGTGTATTATGCTGCTTCTCTACGCGCTGTACAGAGCGAAACGGAACCAGATGAAGGACGAGAAGCGGGATAAGTACATCGACAGCCTCCCGACCTCTGGCAGCAGCAGCTGGAAGCTCTCCAGCGTGCCCGAGCCGCTTAGCATCAATGTGGCCACTTTCGAGAAGCCCCTGAAGAAGCTGACGTTCGCACATCTCCTTGAGGCCACGAATGGGTTCAGCTCCGAGAGTTTGATTGGGTCGGGCGGGTTTGGGGACGTGTACAAGGCGCAGCTTAGGGACGGGAGCGTTGTGGCGATCAAGAAATTGATCCATGTCACCGGGCAGGGCGACCGAGAGTTCATGGCGGAGATGGAGACAATAGGGAAAATCAAGCACAGGAATCTGGTGCCATTGCTTGGTTATTGTAGGGTTGGGGAGGAGAGGCTGTTGGTGTATGAATACATGAAATGGGGGAGTTTGGAGGCTGTGGTTCATGACAAGGACAAGATCGGTGGGGCTAGTCTCGACTGGGCCGCGCGTAAAAAGATTGCGGTGGGGTCCGCCCGAGGGCTGGCGTTCCTCCACCACAGCTGCATCCCTCACATCATCCACCGCGACATGAAGTCGAGCAACGTCCTGCTGGACGAGAAGCTCGAGGCGAGGGTGTCGGATTTCGGGATGGCGAGGCTGGTGAACGCGCTCGACACGCATTTAAGCGTGAGCACGCTGGCGGGGACACCCGGGTACGTGCCCCCCGAGTACTACCAGAGCTTCAGGTGCACGACGAAGGGGGACGTGTACAGCTACGGGGTGGTGCTGCTGGAGCTGCTGTCGGGGAAGAGGCCGATCGACAGGGCGGAGTTCGGGGAGGACAACAACCTGGTGGGATGGGCGAAGCAGTTGCACAAAGAGAGGAGGAGCGACGAGATATTGGATCCGCAGCTGGTGACGAGCCTGTCGGGGGACGCGGAGCTCTACCATTACCTGCAGGTGGCGTTCGAGTGCCTGGACGACAAGCCGAACCGGAGGCCGACAATGATTCAGGTGATGGCTAAGTTTAAGGAGCTGCAGCCGGATTCGGAGACGGACACTCTAGATGAGATGTCGTTTAAGGATTCGGTTATTCATGAATCTCCTTAG